In the genome of Candidatus Palauibacter polyketidifaciens, one region contains:
- a CDS encoding carbohydrate ABC transporter permease — protein sequence MPERTLPRTARGLLLAAACLVMAAPFAWMGLTSLMGQLDVFAGGGLLPRSPRWSNYPEALTVQPFGRYFLNSLVFATAVAAGQVATSAMAGYAFARLEFPGRDGLFMLFLSTMMVPAVVVLIPRFLMIEALGWIDTYQGLVSTELVSVWGIFLMRQYFRTVPRELEDAARVDGAGRVRIFWSVALPLAKPAVATLALFAFVDAWKNLLWPLLVTRSMEMRVVEVGIAAFHSTYEINWPYQMAAGVAAVLPIALLFLFTQRYFVRGIQLEGIR from the coding sequence ATGCCTGAGCGCACCCTCCCCCGGACGGCGCGCGGACTCCTGCTCGCCGCGGCGTGCCTCGTCATGGCGGCGCCCTTCGCGTGGATGGGCCTGACGAGCCTCATGGGACAGCTCGATGTCTTCGCCGGCGGGGGCCTCCTGCCTCGGTCGCCGCGGTGGTCGAACTATCCCGAGGCGCTCACGGTCCAGCCCTTCGGCCGCTACTTCCTGAACTCGCTCGTGTTCGCGACGGCGGTGGCGGCGGGCCAGGTCGCGACCTCGGCCATGGCCGGGTACGCCTTCGCGCGCCTCGAATTTCCCGGGCGGGACGGGCTCTTCATGCTCTTCCTGTCGACGATGATGGTGCCCGCAGTCGTCGTTCTCATCCCCCGCTTCCTCATGATCGAGGCCCTCGGCTGGATCGACACCTACCAGGGGCTCGTCTCCACGGAACTCGTCTCGGTGTGGGGGATCTTCCTCATGCGACAGTACTTTCGGACGGTGCCCAGGGAACTGGAGGACGCGGCGCGCGTGGACGGGGCCGGACGCGTGCGCATCTTCTGGAGCGTCGCCCTGCCCCTCGCGAAGCCCGCCGTGGCCACACTCGCGCTGTTCGCGTTCGTCGACGCGTGGAAGAACCTGCTGTGGCCGCTCCTCGTCACCCGCTCCATGGAGATGCGGGTCGTCGAGGTGGGGATCGCCGCCTTCCATTCGACCTACGAGATCAACTGGCCCTACCAGATGGCGGCCGGCGTCGCCGCCGTCCTGCCCATCGCGCTCCTGTTCCTCTTCACCCAGCGGTACTTCGTGCGCGGGATCCAACTGGAAGGGATTCGCTAG
- a CDS encoding sugar ABC transporter substrate-binding protein — protein MTDSPPPTRRPLRAPTGGAPAVVFAVVSTATACAPDGSDTALRVTLWAGGHELEIERQVADRYEALHPGVRVVLESAPNGYEERLLTSIAAGRPPDVYLMDSPDIPTFVERGLALDLAPYQEALGFRPDSVFGQVADAFRRGTSMFALPKDFTPMVLYANRSVLAAAGVEHLLPPAGWTWVDFRRVAEAVVADTDGDGRNDVFGFDFPRNLYQWVPFVWSAGGDILGPDGGRAAGYLDGPEALEAYRFLTALAEDGLTPGAQFVQQGDPAREARFASGGQAFLLSGHWTLPVFRDLVEAGALDLAIVPIPHHPSRTAATSVLYASGWAVPPNAANLRRAIDLAGFLASPEAQRIRARSGLAIPSRIDVAAEIAAADGTGVEDAFIALVGGARMTWGARVRDFSRIEALAVEIMDRRLVRGEPLASSASDVARRIDAEFEW, from the coding sequence ATGACGGACTCGCCGCCGCCCACGCGCCGGCCCCTTCGCGCTCCCACCGGCGGTGCCCCGGCCGTCGTCTTCGCCGTCGTCTCCACGGCGACCGCCTGCGCCCCCGACGGGTCCGACACCGCCCTGCGCGTAACCCTCTGGGCCGGAGGCCATGAACTCGAGATCGAGCGGCAGGTCGCGGACCGCTACGAAGCCCTGCACCCCGGCGTGCGGGTCGTGCTCGAGTCCGCACCCAACGGGTACGAGGAGCGGCTGCTGACCTCGATCGCGGCGGGGCGCCCACCCGACGTCTACCTCATGGATTCGCCCGACATCCCCACCTTCGTGGAGCGCGGGCTGGCGCTGGACCTCGCGCCATACCAGGAGGCGCTCGGCTTTCGGCCGGACAGCGTGTTCGGGCAGGTAGCGGACGCGTTTCGCCGGGGCACTTCCATGTTCGCGCTGCCGAAGGATTTCACGCCGATGGTCCTGTACGCGAACCGGAGCGTGCTCGCCGCCGCGGGCGTCGAGCACCTCCTGCCGCCGGCCGGTTGGACCTGGGTGGACTTCCGGCGCGTCGCGGAGGCGGTCGTGGCGGACACCGACGGGGATGGACGGAACGACGTGTTCGGGTTCGACTTCCCGCGCAACCTGTACCAGTGGGTTCCGTTCGTGTGGTCGGCGGGCGGCGACATCCTCGGGCCCGACGGGGGCCGCGCGGCAGGGTACCTGGACGGGCCGGAAGCGCTGGAGGCGTACCGCTTCCTGACGGCGCTGGCGGAGGACGGCCTCACTCCGGGCGCGCAGTTCGTCCAGCAGGGAGACCCCGCACGGGAAGCGCGCTTCGCATCGGGGGGACAGGCGTTCCTCCTCTCGGGCCACTGGACGCTCCCCGTGTTCCGCGACCTGGTGGAGGCGGGCGCGCTGGACCTGGCCATCGTCCCCATTCCGCACCATCCCTCGCGGACGGCGGCGACGAGCGTGCTCTACGCCTCGGGGTGGGCCGTGCCGCCCAACGCGGCGAACCTGCGACGCGCCATCGACCTCGCGGGTTTCCTCGCCTCGCCCGAGGCGCAGCGCATCCGGGCGCGGTCGGGACTCGCCATTCCGTCGCGGATCGATGTGGCGGCGGAGATCGCCGCGGCGGACGGCACCGGAGTCGAGGACGCGTTCATTGCGCTCGTGGGTGGCGCGCGCATGACCTGGGGCGCGCGGGTGCGCGACTTCTCCCGCATCGAGGCGCTGGCGGTGGAGATCATGGACCGCCGCCTGGTGCGCGGAGAGCCTCTCGCGTCGAGCGCCTCGGACGTGGCCCGCCGCATCGACGCGGAGTTCGAATGGTAA
- a CDS encoding ABC transporter ATP-binding protein has protein sequence MSRAPQGVELRGVEKRYGEVVAVRSLDLEVRPGELMVLVGPSGCGKSTLLRLIAGLVEPTAGEVWIGGRRVDDVEPGARDVAMVFQSYALYPHMTVAGNLGFGLRVRGTPRAGIERRVAEAAAALGLAELLSRRPGELSGGQRQRVALGRAMVRDPGVFLFDEPLSNLDAELRLRTRDEIAALHRRLGTTMIFVTHDQVEALSLGQRVAVMDRGRLHQVGTPEEVYRRPANLFVAGFVGSPPINRIALARDDAGRLAGGPFTLRAPSGVDRATLGVRPEDLAVARTREGDGDGPGGNRDSGGATGFRAIVLRVEALGSEQRVHLDGPGDAAWVARAPPTLRVDPGDRVSVSVAWERSHLFGPDGRREEAAPRPMNLPASR, from the coding sequence GTGAGTCGCGCCCCGCAGGGCGTCGAACTGCGCGGCGTGGAGAAGCGGTATGGCGAGGTCGTGGCCGTGCGGTCGCTCGATCTCGAGGTCCGGCCCGGGGAGCTGATGGTTCTTGTCGGCCCGTCCGGGTGCGGCAAGAGCACGCTGCTGCGACTCATCGCCGGCCTCGTCGAACCCACCGCGGGAGAGGTGTGGATCGGGGGACGGCGGGTGGACGACGTCGAACCGGGGGCCCGCGACGTGGCGATGGTGTTCCAGAGCTACGCCCTCTACCCGCACATGACGGTGGCCGGGAATCTGGGCTTCGGCTTGCGCGTGCGCGGGACTCCGCGAGCCGGGATCGAGCGGCGCGTCGCGGAGGCCGCGGCCGCACTCGGGCTCGCCGAACTGCTGTCGCGGCGGCCCGGCGAGCTGTCCGGGGGACAGCGTCAGCGGGTGGCCCTGGGACGGGCGATGGTCCGCGATCCGGGCGTGTTCCTCTTCGACGAGCCGCTCTCGAACCTCGACGCGGAGTTGAGGCTGCGGACCCGTGACGAGATCGCCGCCCTGCACCGGCGCCTCGGCACGACGATGATCTTCGTGACGCACGACCAGGTGGAAGCCCTGTCGCTGGGTCAGCGAGTCGCGGTCATGGATCGGGGCCGGCTCCACCAGGTGGGCACGCCGGAGGAGGTCTATCGTCGGCCGGCCAACCTGTTCGTCGCCGGGTTCGTGGGGTCGCCGCCCATCAACCGGATCGCCCTGGCCCGGGACGATGCGGGGCGCCTCGCGGGCGGCCCGTTCACGCTCCGGGCGCCGTCGGGGGTCGACCGGGCTACGCTCGGCGTGCGGCCGGAGGATCTGGCGGTCGCGAGGACGAGGGAGGGCGATGGCGACGGGCCCGGCGGGAATCGCGATTCGGGCGGGGCGACCGGCTTCCGGGCCATCGTGCTCCGTGTCGAGGCGCTGGGGAGCGAGCAGCGCGTCCACCTGGACGGCCCCGGCGACGCGGCCTGGGTGGCGCGCGCGCCCCCCACCCTGCGCGTCGACCCCGGCGACCGCGTGAGCGTCTCGGTCGCATGGGAGCGCAGCCACCTGTTCGGTCCGGACGGCCGCCGCGAGGAGGCCGCGCCGCGGCCCATGAACCTGCCGGCCTCGCGATGA
- the cysK gene encoding cysteine synthase A, with protein MIDALIGYTPTLRLRRVVEPGMAEVWIKLEGMNPAGSIKDRTARAMVDDAETQGLLEPGGTIVEPTSGNTGIGLAQIAAWRGYRLILCMPSSMSAERKRTLGAYGAELVLTDPERRMLAAREEAERISRESGAYYPDQFSNPANPRVHYQTTGPELWTDMKGRIDVFVYGSGTGGTISGTGRFLKEQDPNIQVVAVEPARSPVISGGERGQHQFQGMGPGFIPENLERTILDRVITVYEEDAFPLGRRLAREEGLFLGMSSGGIIYAALQIAREIGPGHRVAAISPDDGARYLSTVLYSPEDPPETVAR; from the coding sequence ATGATCGACGCGCTGATCGGATATACTCCGACGCTTCGCCTCCGCCGCGTCGTTGAGCCGGGCATGGCGGAGGTCTGGATCAAGCTGGAGGGGATGAATCCGGCCGGCTCGATCAAGGACCGGACCGCGCGCGCCATGGTCGACGACGCCGAGACGCAGGGATTGCTCGAGCCCGGCGGCACTATCGTCGAGCCCACCTCCGGCAACACCGGCATCGGCCTCGCCCAGATCGCCGCCTGGCGCGGGTACAGGCTCATCCTCTGCATGCCGTCGTCGATGAGCGCGGAGCGCAAGCGCACTCTCGGTGCGTACGGCGCCGAATTGGTGCTGACCGACCCGGAACGGCGCATGCTGGCCGCGCGCGAGGAAGCCGAACGCATCTCCCGGGAATCCGGCGCCTACTATCCCGACCAGTTTTCCAATCCCGCAAACCCGCGCGTCCACTACCAGACGACCGGACCGGAACTCTGGACCGACATGAAGGGACGCATCGACGTGTTCGTATATGGCTCCGGGACGGGCGGGACCATCAGCGGCACCGGGCGATTCCTCAAGGAACAGGATCCGAACATCCAGGTCGTAGCCGTCGAACCGGCTCGCTCGCCGGTCATCTCGGGCGGTGAACGCGGCCAGCACCAGTTCCAGGGAATGGGACCGGGCTTCATCCCCGAGAATCTGGAGCGCACGATCCTCGACCGCGTAATCACCGTCTACGAGGAGGACGCGTTCCCGCTGGGCCGGCGCCTGGCCCGGGAAGAGGGGCTTTTTCTCGGAATGAGCAGCGGCGGCATCATCTACGCGGCGCTTCAGATCGCACGCGAGATCGGCCCCGGCCACCGGGTCGCCGCCATCTCGCCCGACGACGGCGCCCGCTACCTGAGTACCGTACTGTATTCGCCCGAGGATCCGCCGGAGACCGTGGCCCGCTAG
- a CDS encoding ABC transporter permease subunit, translating into MVSGTRQSVLAALTAVILVSGLGLVLAVAIGRVEGARVDAAGAEAGMAAALWEEGGGGRAVAGLLGERAAILGSGDGGGRAGAYAYEPGALDPAAWIAVAPRRTGGPWAAFPRAATAIALAGMALIGGWAARRRRRSTVPRYPTGVALLSIGCVALTAVAGGRWADGELRALSASTVAQGARAVELAMATGADPVHAARVAHLSWAQDRSLGVADAQWTMPPAVAAEIAARPDRGAALPADTPAGAPYTVEADGATWHAARTADVHLAFLGYERTASPALALAAAAALAALLVALALHLAQLAPRPRALRRTLAAWGLLAPAAALILAFTLGPLLFSLWISLHEWRLIDPAPLFLGLDNYATLLGDGEWWSAIGNTALFTLHVPAAMAIALALALLTRGSRRAMRWARLALFLPGITSVAAIAVVWKWLLSDRYGLLNRGLERAGLESVPWLTSSDTALVSLMMIGIWMVVGYQMVIFQAGLAAIPRDWYDAARVDGAGPWQRFRHVTLPGLRHTLFFVLVTSVIGSFQVFGLVYVMTEGGPLGATDVAVYHIYREAWEFLQFGNAAAMSWMLFAVVFVATWLHFRFLDTRRTHA; encoded by the coding sequence ATGGTAAGCGGGACCCGGCAGTCGGTTCTCGCGGCCCTCACCGCCGTCATCCTCGTGAGCGGCCTCGGGTTGGTCCTGGCCGTCGCCATCGGGCGGGTGGAGGGCGCACGGGTCGACGCGGCGGGAGCCGAGGCGGGCATGGCGGCCGCGCTGTGGGAAGAGGGGGGCGGCGGCCGAGCCGTTGCCGGACTGCTCGGCGAGCGGGCGGCGATCCTCGGCTCGGGCGACGGAGGCGGCCGGGCCGGGGCCTATGCCTATGAGCCCGGCGCGCTCGACCCCGCCGCCTGGATCGCGGTCGCGCCGCGCCGGACAGGCGGCCCATGGGCGGCCTTCCCTCGTGCCGCCACGGCCATCGCGCTCGCGGGGATGGCGCTCATCGGCGGCTGGGCCGCGAGACGCCGCCGCAGATCGACCGTCCCGCGCTACCCGACCGGCGTCGCGCTCCTATCCATCGGCTGCGTCGCCCTGACGGCGGTCGCGGGGGGGAGGTGGGCGGACGGCGAACTCCGCGCGCTGAGCGCCTCCACCGTAGCTCAGGGCGCGCGGGCCGTGGAACTCGCCATGGCGACCGGCGCGGATCCGGTCCACGCCGCGCGGGTCGCCCACCTCTCCTGGGCCCAGGACCGCTCGCTGGGGGTTGCGGACGCGCAGTGGACGATGCCGCCCGCCGTCGCGGCGGAGATCGCCGCGCGGCCCGACCGAGGCGCCGCGCTGCCCGCCGACACGCCCGCGGGCGCGCCGTACACCGTGGAAGCGGACGGTGCCACCTGGCACGCGGCTCGCACCGCCGATGTCCACCTCGCCTTCCTCGGGTACGAACGCACCGCCTCGCCCGCTCTCGCGCTGGCCGCGGCCGCCGCGCTCGCCGCCCTCCTCGTGGCGCTGGCGCTCCACCTCGCGCAGCTCGCGCCCCGCCCCCGCGCCCTGCGCCGAACGCTGGCGGCGTGGGGCCTCCTCGCCCCCGCCGCAGCCCTCATCCTCGCGTTCACCCTCGGGCCGCTCCTCTTCTCCCTGTGGATTTCGCTGCACGAATGGCGCCTCATCGACCCCGCGCCGCTCTTCCTCGGACTCGACAACTACGCGACGCTGCTCGGGGACGGCGAATGGTGGTCGGCGATCGGGAACACGGCGCTGTTCACCCTGCACGTGCCCGCCGCGATGGCCATCGCCCTCGCCCTGGCGCTCCTCACCCGCGGATCGCGCCGCGCCATGCGCTGGGCTCGGCTCGCCCTCTTCCTGCCCGGCATCACGAGCGTGGCGGCGATCGCGGTGGTGTGGAAGTGGCTGCTGAGCGACCGGTACGGACTACTGAACCGCGGTCTGGAGCGCGCCGGACTCGAGTCCGTCCCCTGGCTCACGTCATCCGACACCGCGCTCGTCAGCCTGATGATGATCGGCATCTGGATGGTCGTGGGCTATCAGATGGTTATTTTTCAAGCAGGCCTCGCCGCCATCCCGCGCGACTGGTACGACGCGGCCCGGGTCGACGGCGCGGGGCCGTGGCAACGCTTCCGCCACGTCACCCTGCCCGGCCTGCGCCACACCCTGTTCTTCGTGCTCGTCACGTCCGTCATCGGCTCCTTCCAGGTGTTCGGACTCGTCTACGTGATGACGGAAGGCGGCCCGCTGGGCGCCACGGACGTCGCCGTCTACCACATCTACCGCGAGGCGTGGGAGTTCCTGCAGTTCGGCAACGCGGCGGCGATGAGCTGGATGCTGTTCGCGGTCGTGTTCGTCGCCACCTGGCTGCACTTCCGCTTCCTCGACACACGCCGGACCCATGCCTGA